One stretch of Carassius gibelio isolate Cgi1373 ecotype wild population from Czech Republic chromosome B1, carGib1.2-hapl.c, whole genome shotgun sequence DNA includes these proteins:
- the LOC127949265 gene encoding uncharacterized protein LOC127949265 has protein sequence MQRTFSYQRQEILQEPMITEVRNRWPALFEIGEVNLEFMRITTVPLISKFIGQLDKYTDGLMKVFRHKGGCAGQKIHTIMALTAKNEDKNTRRDCILRCLSVYLNEDIKTLVKEYVDTESVEAESLIAQTTMGIHVIRAEGAGPEEEPSDVGVVLEGVEVLQNLPSVTLGCVMLFGLIYALNLNYPKDLKCTFEAFQKILMELDSTKLSPKVQGLKIKMLQ, from the exons ATGCAGCGTACCTTCTCATACCAACGACAAGAAATTCTTCAGGAGCCAATGATTACAGAGGTCCGAAACAGATGGCCAGCATTGTTTGAAATTGGAGAA GTCAACTTGGAGTTCATGCGTATAACAACTGTTccgctgatatcaaaattcattgGTCAACTGGACAAATACACTGATGGCCTGATGAAGGTGTTCCGGCACAAAGGAGGATGTGCAGGACAGAAAATCCACACCATAATGGCATTGACAGCTAAA AATGAAGACAAAAACACCAGGCGTGATTGTATCCTGAGGTGCCTAAGTGTCTACCTCAATGAAGACATCAAGACACTTGTCAAAGAATATGTG GACACTGAAAGTGTGGAGGCTGAGTCTCTCATTGCACAGACAACAATGGGCATCCATGTCATTCGAGCGGAGGGCGCTGGTCCTGAAGAAGAACCTTCAGATGTTGGTGTTGTTCTAGAAGGAGTTGAAGTTCTGCAAAACCTGCCAAGTGTCACACTTGGATGTGTGATGCTTTTTGGACTAATTTATGCCCTTAACTTAAACTATCCAAAAGACCTCAAGTGCACATTTGAAGCATTTCAGAAAATCCTGATGGAACTGGATTCAACCAAGCTGTCGCCAAAAGTTCAGGGACTGAAAATTAAGATGCTTCAGTGA